Genomic window (Brachyhypopomus gauderio isolate BG-103 unplaced genomic scaffold, BGAUD_0.2 sc179, whole genome shotgun sequence):
TTCTACGCTCACGTAACCTGTTGTCGAGCCTGACCGTAAGCTCAATAAACGCATCCAGATCAGTGGGTAGGTCCCGGAGGGCTAGCTCATCTTTGAGACCCTCATCTAACCCTTCTAGATAAGCCGCTGTAAGGGCTTGGGCCTCCCAACCGCTCTCCGCGGCCAAAGTACGGAATTCAATGGAGTGGTCGGCCACCGTACTCTTGCCCTGGCGTAATTTCAACAGCCTTGACCCTGCTTGGCCACCGGATGCAGGGTGGTAGAACGTGCTCCTCAAGGCTTGGGAGAACCGTTCGAAACTCGAGCACACATCGGGTTGGTTCTCCCATACTGGCGTAGCCCAGGCCAAAGCCTTGCCAGAGAGCAATGTGAGGACGTAGGCTACCTTGGCTTTCTCTGTGGGAAACCTTAGTGGCTGCTGTTCAAATATCAGGGCACATTGCAACAAAAAACCACGACATTCACCGGATCCGCCTGCAAAACGTGCAGGTGAAGGCAGAGCAGGCTCATAGTGAGCAGGCGTGGCTGAGGGCACAGCCAGCGGCGGACTGACAGGAGCAGCTGGGGGTTGGCTAACGTTCTGCAGGGCCACCGTAACGTTTTGTAGCTGTTCTAGTACGTGTTGCAGCATTTGATCTTGTTTGCCTATAGCCTGCCCTTGTACGGTTAATGCGAGTTTCATTCGCTCTATGTCGTGAGACTCGGCTGGGTTCATGATTAGGCTGAGTTGTTCTGTCAGAACGGGAGATGTAGGGGACGGAATCTCCCGCGGTTGTTTTATGATGGCGAACCCAAGCGCCTCGTCCGTACACTGAATAATCGCACGAGCGCGAGGGAACAAAGACTCGGCGCGCTGGGTATTCAGTGCTGACGTAGAGGGTGAAACTGAAAGTAATCGCGGAGAAACTCGATGCGTGTAacgggggaaaacagaaaacaatcgcGGAATACTCAACGCGAGAAACGGGGGAAAACAGAGAACAATCGCGGATTAACTCAACGCGTGGCGAACACACAGAAAACCAAAAGGAAAAAACAAGGACGCCAGGGAAGGTAGCTGGCTAGCTGGCAAACGCCGCGaggaacaaaaaacccttcccaaaaccaaaaccaaacggacaggaagaataacagcgggaggaaaacttgagagaggccagggagcggcgcaggaggtaagaACTCGAATGGACAGggatacaaacaaaacaactgaaacgaataagaggcagggtggcgagacaccgAGCAGAGACAACAGGGAAATGGCGTGAGGTTGACGACATGAAGCAGACAACTCAGCGGTGAGGCACTGCGTCTGTCATCCTTATAAAGACGGGATGACAGGTGAAAGCCATTACCGCTGATTTGTCTGAGGTCTGACTCgcgggctcctcctggtggcaaCCGGAGGGGCCGCCCTGGGACCAGCCCTGACACAAATCAGGTGTTCTTCAGCAGCCTAATTCCTGCCGGAATTAATGACTGCCGGAAGCTCTCGGTCCTGCAGTACAGAGAGAGGAGTCTATCACTGCAACTGCTCCTCTGAGTTGCCAGAGTGCCTTGCAGAGGGTATCTGCTATTATTGAGGATTTTCCTTATGGAAAATAAGGAATTATTCATTCTAATTCTAGGATATTAAACAAATGTAGTTTTCAAATGTTTTCAAACAGATTCAAGGACAAAagtccatccattatctgtacCATTATCTGTACTGCGTGATGTGAGAGCAAGGAGTCATAGGCAGGTCCatattatattacatattaTTAATCGCCTTGACAATTCGTTGCATCAGAACGAGCGATCAAACAGGTCTCAACTACACACAACATGAGGGCAAGGCATTAACACAaagacattacacacacacggtgggaAACGCACACAATGTACACATTCATGAAATGATACAGGGGGAACCTAACTAACAACATGAATGATTAAAAGTGACACACACCAATActgacacaaacatgacatGCGAGACCAAAGAAAATCCGCAGGCGGCCGCGGGTGATCATGGGTAGTGACATTGTCCTGCCAGTACCACAGGGCTGACGTTACAatatgtttatatgtatgtTATTATATATGCTAAGTCACTATCATAATTTTTGTATGAAGTGCCTGTGCTCATTCTATCCTGCATGTCTTAGTATTGTAGATAAATATACTGTACAGAACTTGTGGGAAAGGTCTGTGTTACGATAAAGCCCCTGACCCcttccctttgggcgtgtgtttatgtcgtctacgtctagtcaTCTGTCTCATCATCACGCGgggattatgtggtctgtctattcagtgtgcgttcgcgcagtgtcccgtgctcgtctttgtttgagtctgtCTACGTTACACGTCTAAGTGTtaaacgtgcgctgtctgcactATTTGTGTCCTTAATAAAGTGACGTTGAAGTCTGCGCGCTGGAgttcgtgcctcgtccttccgcCGGCAAATGATTGACAAATTATTTGACTTTTTGAAAAGTCAAAACATTAAGAGAtgtaacatttaatttttttggtcAGTTACAATTTGAGAAGTTTTCCATGGCCATTTGTGTTaatggtgtttgtgttttggtgtttgACCCCATCAGGCAGGACTTCACAGATGATGCATTTTCTTACACACCAGTGGATGCTGACCTCCTGCACAGAGTCTCACAAAGACACAAAACCAGCATGAAGAACAAGTATGAGAGCTTATATGAAGGAATCAAAACATCAGAGAATAAAACCCACCTGGACACGTTttacacagagctctacatcacagagggagaCAGTGAAAGAGTGAATGAGGAACATGAGGTTATAAAGATGGAGAAAAATCCCAGAAAACACAGAAAGAAAGACACTCAAATTAACTGTTCAGACATCTTTAAACATGTACAAAGTCCTGAACGAGAAACAGAAGAAGCGAAAATCAGAGTTGTGCTGACTAAAGGAATTTGTGGAATTGGGAAAACTGTCTCTGTGCAGAAGTTCATTCTGGACTGGGCCGAGGGAAAAGCCAATCAAGATGTAGATTTCATGTTTTTGTTTCCATTCCGGCAGCTGAACTTAATTAAAGATAACCACTACAGTTTTTATGAACTTCTGTGTGACTTATATCATGAAATAAAAGATTTGGACCCAGAAAAATTTTACTCATGCAAAGCTGTGTTCATatttgatggtctggatgaaAGCAGAATTTCTCTGAACCTATTGAGTGAGAAAGTGTCCAACATCACCATGACATCATCAGTGGGCGTGTTGATGACAAACCTCATCAGAGGAGAACTGCTTCCATCTGCCCTCATCTGGATAACCTCCagaccagcagcagccaatcagatccctcctCAATACGTCAACCGTATGACAGAAATTCAGGGATTCAATGACCCACAGAAGgaggagtacttcaggaagaAAATCAGTGACCAAGATCAAGCTGAGAAAATCATCTCACACATTAGGACAGCAAGGAGCCTCCACATCATGTGCCACATACCAGTGTTCTGCTGGATCTCAGCTACTGTGCTTCAGCAAATCATGAAACAAACCAAGCAAACAGAAATCCCTAAAACTCTGACTGAGATGTACTCACACTTTCTGTGCATTCAGACACATATGATGAATGAGAAATATGACATGAAGAGTGAGACAGATGAAATAAAGCTTCTACAATCCCACAGATCCCTGATTGTGAAACTGGCTGAACTGGCTTTCAAACAGCTAAGAAAAGGAAATGCGATGTTCTATGAAGATGACCTGAGAGAGTGCGGGATTGATGCCTCTGATACCTCAGTGTACTCTGGGATGTGCACTGAGATCTTTGGGGAGGAATCTGTGCTTTTCCAGAGGAAGGTCTACTGTTTTGTACATCTGAGCTTTCAGGAGTTCCTGGCAGCATTCTATTTGTTTCACTGCTATGTAATTAAGAACCTGGTGCATGTCAAAAGTTTTATTCCACCTCACTGGGAAAAGTACACAAGGTCCAGCCCCAATGTGTGGACTAAGGATAACAAACTGCATGATCTGCTGGTGTTTGTAGTGGATGAAGCTGTAAAGAGTGAGAATGGACACCTCGACCTTTTCCTCCGTTTTCTGTTGGGCatctcactggagtccaatcagaGACTCCTACGTGGACTACTGTCATACACGCTGACCAGCTTAGAGAGCATCAATATGACAGTGAAGTACatcataaaacaaataaaaacaaaggaCCTCCCAACTGAGAGATCAATCAACCTGTTCCTCTGTCTGACTGAAATGAGAGATATGTCACTATCCATAGAAATTCAGGAGTATTTAAACTCAGAGAAACAGTCAGAAAACTGGTTCTCTCCTGCACACTGCTCAGCCATTGCCTACATGCTGCAGATATCAGAGGAAGTGCTGGATAAGATGGAACTGAAGAAATTCAACACATCAGAAGAGGGATATCGGAGACTGTTACCACTTATAGCAAAATGCAGAAAGGCTCTGTGAGTGATGAAACTAATGTAATATCTATAATACATTAATATAGTGGAGTACTGATTAAACAGTAGTATTGTACAATAGTTAAAGACATGGAATTATTTCTAGGTGTCAGCATTACCACTTCTGGCCACCTCACTGGAATACTAGTGTGGTCCCAATATAATTACATCGAAGTCACCCGTTTCCAATTTCAGCTATCAATCTCCCTACAACAACTGTGTTTTGTCTACACAGTAGTTTTAATTAACAATCGGTTTCTTGCTTTATTATAATCTTTTCTGTATCCTGACCTTTGATTTAATTTTTCATCTCTGATCACTGTCTAGCCTCAATTATATGTTTGCTGCTTTTTGCTGACTGTCCTCTCCAGTTTATGatcttgctgttttttttttggatttcTCTTTGCTTTAATCTGCCTGTTTTCTCTAAAATGATTAGCTGCATAGGAATCCTTTGTGTTCCTGAGTCTCACCTGTTAGACTAGGAAAGATATAACTGTTTTTAACAAGCCCTCAGTAaatccccccaaccccccccccccccctccccccccctttATCTAAGTGTTTGTTACACGTGgccattaaccctaaccctatgggACAAGGGGAGGAAGACACAGGGAGAGCATATCTTAGCAACATGATCACTAAAAATGGTCAGTCACATTGCTTTAAAATGGTCACATCAAacacaacaataaaaaaattgATCTAGTGTTAACATAAGCTAACAATTTGCTAGACATTCAGGTGTTATCTAGCTAGTTGGAAAAGTATGAGACTTCAACAAGAAAGATACCATGACACCCCACCACAAACATAAAGCAAACCCTAATTTCTCTGCCATTGTCATCTCTCACCTTTGTAACCTTTATAACTGAATCTCAACATATTTTAACTCtgaactttattattataaccTTACAGATTAGCTGACTGTAATCTCACCTCAAGATTAAGTGAAACCATCTACAATGCTCTGACATCAGAGAACTCCCAGCTGAATGAACTGGACCTCAGTAACAATGACTTTCAGGATTTAGGAGTGAAGAAGCTTTCTGATGGACTGAAGATTTCACAttgtaaactggagattctcaggtggGCTCTCTGTGAATTCATGCctgaattaaataaataaaaccaagATGTGATATTTTAAACATTGTGCCTCAGGATAAAATATTTAATCTTGAATATTAGGTAttgtatatttttttgttttctttacttTCTGAGCCTGAACTCTTTCTCTATTATTTGTTTCAATATGTCCTATTGAAACTTTAGTATGCACTTTATTGtaacgggcagggagtgcgaacttaaaaggaagcgatcacgccaagtctcagagaAAATGCATGGTTTAATGAATAACATGCACAAACCAAAGCCTCATGACATGAGCCAatttaaggatataataaccagcagtcaactggtacaaagaaaagacatatatagatggaCAATCAACCATCAGGTGGTGGCCTGGTAATAGACCCCGCCCACATCGTGACATTTATTTTCTTTGACTTTGCAGGTTAGCTGGCTGTAATCTCACACCAGTCTGCAGTGAACATCTCAGCTCTGCTTTGGAATCAGAAAACTCCCGGCTGAGAGAACTGGTTCTAAGTCACATTGACTTTcaggattcaggagtggagaagCTCACTACAGCactgaagagttcacactgtaaactggagaaactcgGGTGTGTTTTCTTTGAATTAGTGTCgacaaaaatgtttaaaacatttttaaaatgttgGCCGGACATAATACGAAGGTGAGGGGGTCATAATGTAAAGAAAAAAGGGAGACCAAGACAAGATTATTATGAATGGTCTTCTGGATCCATGAACTCGGGTCTAAGTTCCCTAAGGggatggattttaattgtttcTTATAATATGATGAGTTGGATATTTTTGGATTCTCTTATCTGATTCCTTCACAACATGTTTACTTTCTGTTGGATTCAATTCATTTCTATATTTATAAGTGCTTTACTATCACTTTACAGGTGTAGCTAATTTGGGTATTTTAAAAGTGAGCAGTTTAGTGCTGATCATTCAACAGGCAAATTCCATTTGGCTTTCATATTTAAGATAAGCCATTTTTGCAGCAGACAGGCTTGTTGAACAGTAGGAGCCAAAATATTATGGAAAGAATGCCTAGAAATCTTACATTTTACTCAGCTTGTAGTACTGAGTGCCTTCTTTAAACTGTCATCTGCTATTTTTTTCTTCTAATTTACAGATTAGCTAACTGTAATCTCACGATAAAATCCAGTGAATCACTCTACTCTGTTTTTACATCTGAAAACAATCTGCGAGATCTGGATATCAGTAACAATGATCTACAGGATTCAGGAGTGGCGAAACTCTCTTCTGCACTGACGaatccacactgtaaactggaaaGCCTCAGGTAGACTGTCTGTAAATGAATTCCTATATGATGCAGAAATCCATCTGATTTCCAATATGATGCAGAAtactgtacaaacacacaaacacaaatacattgtCACGTTTTTTGTCGAAGCTGAGATTTGAAGTTGGGACACATAAAGCCTTTACAGCCTTCTTCGCTCATATAAATTTAAGTTCTGCTTGTAGCCATTAAGAATAATGTGTATTCAACGAAAATATATTGTGAGGGCAAGGTAATGATAGTATGATAAAATCTTTTAAATGTATAAGTATGTGAATGTGATTTGCCAACATATACTAGTACATATATGATTAGAACAATCATATAAATACTGACATGAACACTATTGCTAAATGCCATTTCAATAACAAATCAGTTAATGAATACTCAGCACTCATTAAACTATAGTGCATTACCCTGATACATGAACAATGATTAGATTTTAATAGATTAGATTTTTACCTCGGCAACAGTATGTGCCAAAAATGACAAATTCTGATGGTGGCACTTATGATGTTGGAAATCTTGTCTTTTGGGGGGGGTTGAGTTATTGgatattttggggggggggcaagtCCATTATCGAATAGTGACAGGCTATATATTACAACTGGGGGGAGCCGACGAGCTAGTTCTCGAAAACTCAGGCACAATCGGCCGTGATGGCCTGCAGCTGTCTGATCCCTTATTTAAGGTaggcagttgcagtgcctcactgctgagttgtttatAGCCCTGTTTACGCAGTCAGCCCCTTTTCTGGTGTCGTGATACGTTTTCTGGTGTCttctcaccacactctctctttccatttgTTCGAATGATTTTTCACTCCTTCGTCGCTTCTTGGCCTATCAAGTTTTTTTTGCTGTATTTTCTCTGTTGAGTTATTGGATATTTTGGGAAGGGATTTTTGTTACTTATTGCTATGTTCGGAaagccagctacttcccctggtggctttagttAGTTTGTTtgagtttatttattttctccCTTCCCACATTGAGTTGAGTTTACCCTTTTACCCCACCCATTTGTTCCCCGTGCGTTTATACGGCAGTGTTTTCTTTTATACACTTTCCCACAGTCGTTcaggcggaggtttcagttcttTGTTTTTTACATTGGACTAGCTCTTGGATTCGCCTATTGCTCAAAACCCTCGTGGTGGGTATTGTCACCTAATCCACTGTGTTACACTTACGAATTATGCAACTGGTGTGACGCTCGATATAGGAGGCACAACGAACGTCAAACTGTGCAACGTATAACATTTATTGAATTAACAAACAcgtgaagctccgtgcggagtgcaaacggaacacacacctctcacacaggcacgaaactttagacaaagacgagcacaagacactgcgcgaacgcacattatataggtgattaacacagaccctcgtgatctcgagacaaggcacaggtgatactacgaacacgctcacggacaacccacacccacggaactacttatatggacataacagcacgcagacaacatagcggcacgcccacagggaagggtccgggactgtcatCGTAACAACTGGTATGCACCACAAACAGAGGACAGGGCaatacagagaacaaaacacagCAGGGCTacatacaataaccagcaaaaATGGAGAAAGATAGAGTTTAAATATAGGCTACTATGACGCTAACATTAACAACTAACCATGAAACTAAAATCAACAATAACCAACTAAGAGTTTATTGTTGTAACTAAGCAAATGAAAACTGAAGGAAATATATTAATAGggagagtcctaaccaaggggATCCAGACAGGAAAAAGAACCAACCTGTTCACCTGTGAAAAATGAAAGGACCATAATAGATGGATGTAGAGGCAATTAATGAAGACTGATTACAGAGCAGAACGGACATAAAGGAAATTTCCTGGTCCAACTTCAGCCCATCTGTCTTCAACCACTGAGTTTGGCATATTTGGCATGTTGACAACAGCAAACGCACAAATATCGTCACAATTTCTAAGCCAGGATATGTTTGCTCTAAAttctgtctgtttgtttgtgacATCACTGTGATATTAGAATGTCATTTCATGGAGGGAGCAGAAACTATGACATGTGGATCTGGCATAATCTCATGATTATTACAGGCAGAGAAGTAAAATAAAGGGAAGACAATGCAACTGGAAagtttaatgaaaaaaaaaaaaactaaacattgTAAGGCCGGGAGCATGATAGGGAGGCAGATGTATGCAGATTAGTGATAGAAGATTTTATTCCGACAACATAGACAAATAATGATAAATCCTCCTGAATATAATGGCAGGGGATCCAGAACATAAACGAAGGCTGCTCACAACTGGGGATTGTCCACTCAATGCTTGAAATCCTttagaagaaaataaagaatATACAATAATAAGAAGGAAGGGGGAACGCTTGTACATGAAAGTGGCGGAAAGCCTTGGTAAAaccaatacttcgcaaccacaGGCAAAGAGCAACAGTCTTAAGTATCCTTATACTAATGAAGAACAGGTGACTAATATTCCGGTGAGTGGGAGCAGCATCTAGATAGCGTCGCTTGCTGGGAATTGGAGTCCCCCTGGTCACTGtcactgtcacggtacggcggccccctaccggtcgcctccgtctacagcggcagttgtcgtgttgttgttgctgtcgtgttcgtccctcaggtgggcgaaGCCCGCAATCCGTCTcatctgagggtcgtttgtttgtctatatatgtcttgtctttgtaccagttgaccgagTGATCGTTTCTTTTtaatttcgctcaccctgcccgtcacagaataactagccgctttcggaagccgccagtctccttttatttctcatttgttcgtggtcatgtctcgtggtaagtgtctgtctgcgtggtgtttgtgtgaagagttccgccgtgcttatgtgttgtgtgtgtggcacggcgagaaCCAGGGCTGTCTTTCCTGGGAAAAatctttgtgtttgttgtttgtttgtttcaagaGTTCCGCCAtgcgtctgtgttgtgtgtgtggcacggcgaggatcAGGATGTCTTCCCTGGGAAAGCTCTTGTTGTGTGGTTGATTGTTACGTGTGTACGGGTGAACGGAtggatggatcagtgtgcgttGCTCCTTTGTGTTTCACTGttatatgttttgtgtgtgacgctggtgccgctcgtcactgtcacCTCACTCCCCGtttgtcttgtgttttatgtggagGGTGACTGCGAACCTGAGTGGTGCGTCACTGAGGGTTCCCATTCGTTTGTcatttgtacaccgttttttttttaggtctagtttttgtgtgtgtgttttgtcctagcatgtttgtgatttgttacatgtaattccacgcatgctccccCTCCAGGGCCGGAGttggcccctttttcagcccaggagtttcatgcccaaatccagccgaaattatttttccctcccaatcggcccaaactagagattgacgtgagccggcccatcgggaatcctcccgaatctcccgattagccactccggctctgctccCCCCCCttaagtgtgtgttggggggggctgtggtcccgtgccaggGCGTAACTCCACTGGCCCTGACCAGAAATGTGGGGGGTTGTCTTGATTTGTAATAGAGACCCCTCTCCCATGGTAGGGGAATCagggtatgtgcatgtgtgtgttttgtgttggttggtgtgtgtgtgttttttatgtgcaggtgcttctccctggtggTGGATCGTAGTgatcctggaccttgtgggggtctccacctggcaggagcccccttatgttgtggggtgaccggagcctggtcttaaagagcccctcGAGGCTGGTGCCCcgggatgtttggggaccatgaggctccggtctgaagagctcctgctgaagatttGCATAGTTGCACCTATTCTTAAAAAAAACGGGCCTTCACCCATCCGACCTAAATAATTACCGTCcaatatctaacctttcctttctctctaaAATTCTTAAACGAACTGCTGCCAGTCAGCTACAAGATTACCTTATATTAAACAATCTCTTAGAACCGTTCCAGTCTGGTTTTCGTCCAttccacagtactgaaacagctctAGCCAAAGTCACTAATGATCTCCTCGTGTCTGCTGATGCAGTCTGCAagtgcagcctttgacacggtGTGTCATTCCATTCTTCTGTCAAGGCTACATGAACTTGGCATTGTTGGTACTGCCCTGGATTGGTTCTCATCTGACTGACAGGCAGCAGTTCGTCACCTTCTCTGGCCATACATCCTCAATCTCTCCTGTTTCTCAAGGAGTCCCACAAGGGTCTGTTCTTGGACCTCTCCTCTTTATTCTGTGTATCCTTCCCCTTGGACACATACTGCGTCGATATAATCTGGACTTTCATtgttatgcagatgacacccagaTTTACCTCAGCACCAAATCACTTCAAAATCCACCCTTTTCTCTCTTAGAGTCCTGCCTCTCTGAAATCAAGAACTGGATGAAACATAACTTTCTTATGCTCAACAGTGATAAAACTGAACTCATTCTTATTGGATCCAAATCGACACTGTCttatcaggctgtcttatgagaaaactgcgcatgctccggtcgcgtctcgtttactctgctgctgccttcactgaacacttgagcttcgtaatcaaggttcacttgacacgttgtgactgccgcaagggtccgcgcggcaaagcAATCGCGGTCGCGTCGTGAGGTCGTGcgcctctcgatttttgtgcgtgcgaagttacaaggtagaattcatgcacttgtacggaactttgaaggtccatttttagtatttt
Coding sequences:
- the LOC143501909 gene encoding NACHT, LRR and PYD domains-containing protein 3-like isoform X1; its protein translation is MMEPHYSSSGAGTSDPKTVCLKSDESFHKDAPDNISHELNVSESGTETQRSASPVPSCVFMKSDRSMTEPLAFSSGSTPSDLRTETQRAASPVPSCVSVKSDRSMEETLTFSRGYTPSDLRQDFTDDAFSYTPVDADLLHRVSQRHKTSMKNKYESLYEGIKTSENKTHLDTFYTELYITEGDSERVNEEHEVIKMEKNPRKHRKKDTQINCSDIFKHVQSPERETEEAKIRVVLTKGICGIGKTVSVQKFILDWAEGKANQDVDFMFLFPFRQLNLIKDNHYSFYELLCDLYHEIKDLDPEKFYSCKAVFIFDGLDESRISLNLLSEKVSNITMTSSVGVLMTNLIRGELLPSALIWITSRPAAANQIPPQYVNRMTEIQGFNDPQKEEYFRKKISDQDQAEKIISHIRTARSLHIMCHIPVFCWISATVLQQIMKQTKQTEIPKTLTEMYSHFLCIQTHMMNEKYDMKSETDEIKLLQSHRSLIVKLAELAFKQLRKGNAMFYEDDLRECGIDASDTSVYSGMCTEIFGEESVLFQRKVYCFVHLSFQEFLAAFYLFHCYVIKNLVHVKSFIPPHWEKYTRSSPNVWTKDNKLHDLLVFVVDEAVKSENGHLDLFLRFLLGISLESNQRLLRGLLSYTLTSLESINMTVKYIIKQIKTKDLPTERSINLFLCLTEMRDMSLSIEIQEYLNSEKQSENWFSPAHCSAIAYMLQISEEVLDKMELKKFNTSEEGYRRLLPLIAKCRKALLADCNLTSRLSETIYNALTSENSQLNELDLSNNDFQDLGVKKLSDGLKISHCKLEILRLAGCNLTPVCSEHLSSALESENSRLRELVLSHIDFQDSGVEKLTTALKSSHCKLEKLGLANCNLTIKSSESLYSVFTSENNLRDLDISNNDLQDSGVAKLSSALTNPHCKLESLRISVCNIGNILALSLKQLANSSLKELDLSYNKLHDSGVKLLYSELKCSQLERLRLSGCLITKEGCKFLASVLSSYDSYLKELDLNYNQPGDLGVKLLSDPNCKLHTLRLASCHLNDKTCEILGSALKQETSPLRELDLSDNEIQDSGVKLLCGGLQSSHCKLEIISRKHLLVFGNERRVTEDHRARGQDEVTQCISYCCRKNSRLSGCMITEEGCSSLASALDSNPSHLKELDLTYNHPGESGVKLLSARLKDTHSNLRMKYAGKIRINPGPRKYACELTLDPDTAHASLSLTEGNRKVTCVERKSYPDYPERFDTLQQVLCRESLCGHCYWEAEWTGERAAIAVTYKGIQRKGGGRHSGFGRNIKSWMLYSSHNRFCVWHNETCTAISAPSSRSNRVGVYLDWPAGILSFYSVSSHTPTLTLLHTFHSTFTEPLYAGFWICDCESSVCLYKIE
- the LOC143501909 gene encoding NACHT, LRR and PYD domains-containing protein 3-like isoform X2, coding for MMEPHYSSSGAGTSDPKTVCLKSDESFHKDAPDNISHELNVSESGTETQRSASPVPSCVFMKSDRSMTEPLAFSSGSTPSDLRTETQRAASPVPSCVSVKSDRSMEETLTFSRGYTPSDLRQDFTDDAFSYTPVDADLLHRVSQRHKTSMKNKYESLYEGIKTSENKTHLDTFYTELYITEGDSERVNEEHEVIKMEKNPRKHRKKDTQINCSDIFKHVQSPERETEEAKIRVVLTKGICGIGKTVSVQKFILDWAEGKANQDVDFMFLFPFRQLNLIKDNHYSFYELLCDLYHEIKDLDPEKFYSCKAVFIFDGLDESRISLNLLSEKVSNITMTSSVGVLMTNLIRGELLPSALIWITSRPAAANQIPPQYVNRMTEIQGFNDPQKEEYFRKKISDQDQAEKIISHIRTARSLHIMCHIPVFCWISATVLQQIMKQTKQTEIPKTLTEMYSHFLCIQTHMMNEKYDMKSETDEIKLLQSHRSLIVKLAELAFKQLRKGNAMFYEDDLRECGIDASDTSVYSGMCTEIFGEESVLFQRKVYCFVHLSFQEFLAAFYLFHCYVIKNLVHVKSFIPPHWEKYTRSSPNVWTKDNKLHDLLVFVVDEAVKSENGHLDLFLRFLLGISLESNQRLLRGLLSYTLTSLESINMTVKYIIKQIKTKDLPTERSINLFLCLTEMRDMSLSIEIQEYLNSEKQSENWFSPAHCSAIAYMLQISEEVLDKMELKKFNTSEEGYRRLLPLIAKCRKALLADCNLTSRLSETIYNALTSENSQLNELDLSNNDFQDLGVKKLSDGLKISHCKLEILRLAGCNLTPVCSEHLSSALESENSRLRELVLSHIDFQDSGVEKLTTALKSSHCKLEKLGLANCNLTIKSSESLYSVFTSENNLRDLDISNNDLQDSGVAKLSSALTNPHCKLESLRISVCNIGNILALSLKQLANSSLKELDLSYNKLHDSGVKLLYSELKCSQLERLRLSGCLITKEGCKFLASVLSSYDSYLKELDLNYNQPGDLGVKLLSDPNCKLHTLRLASCHLNDKTCEILGSALKQETSPLRELDLSDNEIQDSGVKLLCGGLQSSHCKLEIIRKHLLVFGNERRVTEDHRARGQDEVTQCISYCCRKNSRLSGCMITEEGCSSLASALDSNPSHLKELDLTYNHPGESGVKLLSARLKDTHSNLRMKYAGKIRINPGPRKYACELTLDPDTAHASLSLTEGNRKVTCVERKSYPDYPERFDTLQQVLCRESLCGHCYWEAEWTGERAAIAVTYKGIQRKGGGRHSGFGRNIKSWMLYSSHNRFCVWHNETCTAISAPSSRSNRVGVYLDWPAGILSFYSVSSHTPTLTLLHTFHSTFTEPLYAGFWICDCESSVCLYKIE